In Bradyrhizobium sp. 1(2017), one DNA window encodes the following:
- a CDS encoding cytochrome P450: protein MSDVSQPAAHPPVTDWVHDFDHTDPQWTDDPFSIWDELRAASPVVHTKRFLGCYLPTTYEAVREIANDTEHFSSRRIIVRDVRPEIARNAAPPITSDPPVHKPAKQLLLPPFTPDAMKKLEPRVRAICNELIDGFIAEKNVDAAARYSKHIPVRAIAHMLGIPESDSDLFVNWIHMILELGIKDETKLLQAVQEMSAYFSAHIETRKTKPTDDLISYLMNARDKEGNPLEESHVLGSLRLLLIAGIDTTWSAIGSSLWHLAKTPADRERLIAEPGLIPTAVEELLRAYSPVTMAREVVKETTISGCPVKAGNMVLLSFPAANRDPKMFPDADKVVIDRRENRHAAFGLGIHRCVGSNLARMEMQVALEEWLKRIPDFTLDPAGSVTWSQGTVRGPRQLPFLLGKAM from the coding sequence ATGTCCGACGTCAGCCAGCCCGCCGCTCATCCGCCCGTGACCGACTGGGTCCACGATTTCGACCACACCGATCCGCAATGGACCGACGATCCCTTCTCGATCTGGGACGAGCTGCGCGCCGCGAGCCCCGTCGTGCATACGAAACGCTTCCTCGGCTGCTACCTGCCGACCACCTATGAGGCGGTCCGCGAGATCGCGAACGATACCGAGCATTTCTCCTCGCGCCGCATCATCGTCCGCGACGTGCGTCCCGAGATCGCAAGGAACGCGGCTCCGCCGATCACCTCCGACCCGCCCGTGCACAAGCCGGCCAAGCAATTGCTGCTGCCGCCGTTCACGCCGGACGCGATGAAGAAGCTCGAGCCCCGGGTCCGCGCCATCTGCAACGAGCTGATCGACGGGTTCATCGCCGAGAAGAACGTGGACGCGGCTGCGCGCTACTCGAAGCACATTCCGGTGCGCGCGATCGCGCACATGCTCGGCATTCCCGAAAGCGACAGCGACCTCTTCGTCAACTGGATCCACATGATCCTGGAGCTCGGCATCAAGGACGAGACCAAGCTGCTCCAGGCCGTCCAGGAAATGAGCGCCTATTTCAGCGCTCACATCGAGACACGCAAGACCAAGCCGACCGATGACCTGATCTCCTACTTGATGAATGCCAGGGACAAGGAAGGCAATCCACTCGAGGAGTCCCACGTGCTGGGCTCGCTGCGCCTGCTCCTGATCGCCGGCATCGATACCACCTGGAGCGCGATCGGCTCCTCGCTCTGGCATCTTGCGAAAACTCCGGCCGATCGTGAGCGCCTGATCGCGGAGCCCGGATTGATCCCGACCGCCGTGGAAGAGCTGCTGCGTGCCTATTCGCCGGTGACGATGGCCCGCGAAGTGGTCAAGGAGACCACGATCTCGGGCTGTCCCGTGAAGGCGGGCAACATGGTTCTGTTGTCTTTCCCGGCTGCGAACCGCGATCCGAAGATGTTTCCGGACGCTGACAAAGTCGTGATCGACCGCCGCGAGAACCGACACGCCGCCTTCGGCCTCGGCATCCACCGCTGTGTCGGTTCCAACCTTGCGCGCATGGAAATGCAGGTTGCGCTGGAGGAATGGCTGAAGCGGATTCCAGACTTCACCCTTGATCCGGCAGGCAGCGTGACCTGGTCGCAAGGCACGGTGAGAGGCCCCCGCCAGTTGCCATTTCTGCTCGGAAAGGCGATGTAG
- a CDS encoding aspartate/glutamate racemase family protein, which yields MRITLIHALKHSVAPIEAAFATAWPEARLMNLLDDSLSADLARDGALTDAMTERFLALGDYAAATGADGILFTCSAFGPCIEAVARAHAPMPVLKPNEAMIERALTMGKRIGLLSTFRPTLVSMPPEFPTTVEIVPKLAEGALAALDRGDRATHDRLIAEASRDLRDCDVIALAQFSIAATAPLVSEATGRPVVTTPDSAVDKLMKLLKAKA from the coding sequence ATGCGTATCACCCTCATCCACGCCCTCAAGCACTCCGTCGCGCCGATCGAGGCGGCGTTCGCGACCGCGTGGCCCGAGGCGCGGCTGATGAACCTGCTCGACGACAGCCTGTCGGCGGACCTCGCGCGCGACGGCGCGCTCACCGACGCCATGACCGAGCGCTTCCTCGCGCTCGGCGATTACGCCGCAGCGACCGGAGCGGACGGGATCTTATTCACCTGCTCGGCCTTCGGTCCATGCATCGAGGCGGTTGCGCGCGCACATGCGCCGATGCCGGTGCTGAAGCCGAACGAGGCGATGATCGAACGCGCCTTGACCATGGGCAAGCGCATCGGCCTGCTCTCGACCTTCCGGCCGACCCTGGTCTCGATGCCGCCGGAGTTTCCCACCACCGTCGAGATCGTACCGAAACTCGCCGAGGGGGCGCTGGCGGCACTCGATCGCGGCGACCGCGCCACGCACGACCGGCTGATCGCAGAAGCTTCGCGCGATTTGCGCGATTGCGATGTCATTGCGCTTGCTCAGTTCAGCATCGCCGCGACCGCGCCGCTGGTCAGCGAAGCCACCGGCCGCCCCGTCGTGACCACGCCTGACAGTGCCGTCGACAAGCTGATGAAGCTGCTGAAGGCGAAGGCTTAA
- a CDS encoding ferredoxin, whose product MAERLKVHVDADKCQGHARCKALAPELFELDEYGNAHEAGDGTVPPGLEDKAWLAKSNCPEIAIDVIEE is encoded by the coding sequence ATGGCAGAGCGACTGAAGGTTCATGTCGATGCCGACAAATGCCAGGGGCACGCCCGCTGCAAGGCGCTCGCGCCGGAGCTGTTCGAGCTCGACGAATACGGCAACGCCCATGAAGCCGGAGACGGCACGGTTCCGCCGGGTCTGGAAGACAAGGCCTGGCTCGCCAAGTCCAATTGTCCGGAAATCGCCATCGATGTGATCGAGGAGTAG
- a CDS encoding sulfite oxidase-like oxidoreductase produces MADETPSDSKLTRTKEKWAREGRFLTGNITRPEDQRLPPGQHLTQDWPVLDLGVVPPVSRERWRLDVYGAVETPVFWTFAEFTAQKQARFTSDIHCVTTWSRYDNEWEGLATRELLAACQPREDARFVVLHSYDGYTTNLALEDFAAEDALLAHSWSGQPLTDEHGGPVRLVVPHLYFWKSAKWLQAIEFLTEDAPGFWEVRGYHNRGDPWAEQRYSGD; encoded by the coding sequence ATGGCCGACGAGACGCCATCCGACAGCAAGCTGACGCGCACCAAGGAGAAATGGGCGCGCGAGGGCCGCTTCCTCACGGGGAATATCACGCGGCCGGAAGATCAAAGGCTGCCGCCAGGCCAGCACCTCACCCAGGACTGGCCGGTACTCGATCTCGGGGTCGTGCCGCCGGTGTCGCGCGAACGCTGGCGGCTCGACGTCTATGGTGCGGTCGAGACGCCCGTGTTCTGGACCTTCGCCGAATTCACCGCGCAGAAGCAGGCGCGGTTCACCTCGGACATCCATTGCGTGACGACCTGGTCGCGCTACGACAACGAGTGGGAAGGCCTCGCGACGCGCGAGCTGCTCGCGGCCTGTCAACCGCGCGAGGACGCGCGCTTCGTCGTGCTGCATTCCTACGATGGTTACACCACCAATCTGGCGCTCGAGGACTTTGCCGCCGAGGATGCGCTGCTTGCCCATAGCTGGTCGGGCCAGCCGCTGACGGATGAGCATGGCGGCCCGGTGCGGCTGGTCGTGCCGCATCTGTATTTCTGGAAGAGCGCCAAATGGCTCCAGGCCATCGAGTTCCTGACCGAGGACGCGCCGGGCTTCTGGGAGGTCCGCGGCTATCATAACCGCGGCGATCCCTGGGCCGAGCAGCGCTATTCAGGCGATTAA
- a CDS encoding bifunctional alpha/beta hydrolase/OsmC family protein gives MPTERFQFTGEGGHQLSAALELPDGEPAAFALFAHCFTCGKDTLAAKRIAVALAARGIAVLRFDFTGLGSSEGDFANSTFSSNVADLVRAADHLRSVRKAPSILIGHSLGGAAILAAAGQIPEAKAVVTIAAPSDPSHVTGLFREHVDNIRAQGEVEVSLAGRPFRIKREFLDDIVEHELMKDITGLHKALLVMHSPVDDTVGIDSATKIFVAAKHPKSFVSLDHADHLLTKPADALYAADVITAWASRYIDTAKPAKAADAADAADEPRRVVVQETRKSKFNQAITVGPHHLTADEPVAAGGEDAGPGPYDFLLAGLGACTSMTMRLYANRKSLPLDRVTVSLKHSKIYAKDCAECETREGMLDQIERDIAMEGALDAEQRKKLMEIADKCPVHRTLTSEIRIVTKAME, from the coding sequence ATGCCGACCGAGCGCTTCCAATTCACCGGCGAAGGCGGCCACCAGCTTTCGGCTGCCCTGGAATTGCCGGACGGCGAGCCCGCGGCTTTCGCGCTGTTCGCGCATTGCTTCACCTGCGGCAAGGACACGCTGGCGGCCAAGCGCATCGCGGTTGCGCTCGCCGCCAGAGGCATTGCGGTGCTGCGGTTCGACTTCACCGGGCTCGGCTCGAGCGAAGGCGATTTCGCCAATTCGACGTTCTCCTCCAACGTTGCCGATCTCGTGCGCGCGGCCGATCACCTGCGCAGCGTCCGAAAGGCGCCATCGATCCTGATCGGCCACAGCCTCGGCGGCGCCGCGATCCTCGCCGCAGCGGGACAAATACCCGAAGCCAAGGCTGTCGTGACCATCGCGGCGCCGTCCGACCCCTCTCACGTCACTGGCCTCTTTAGGGAGCATGTCGACAACATCCGCGCCCAGGGCGAGGTCGAAGTCTCGCTCGCGGGACGCCCGTTCCGGATCAAGCGCGAATTCCTCGACGACATCGTCGAGCACGAGCTGATGAAGGACATCACCGGCCTGCACAAGGCGCTTCTCGTGATGCATTCACCTGTCGACGACACCGTCGGCATCGACAGTGCGACGAAGATTTTCGTGGCGGCGAAGCACCCCAAGAGTTTCGTCTCGCTCGACCATGCCGATCATCTCTTGACCAAGCCGGCCGACGCGCTCTACGCGGCTGATGTCATCACGGCCTGGGCAAGCCGCTATATAGACACGGCAAAACCGGCGAAAGCCGCGGATGCTGCGGATGCTGCGGACGAGCCGCGCAGAGTCGTGGTGCAGGAGACCCGTAAGAGCAAGTTCAACCAAGCTATCACTGTCGGGCCGCATCATCTCACAGCGGACGAGCCTGTGGCTGCGGGCGGCGAGGATGCCGGTCCAGGGCCCTATGATTTCCTGCTCGCGGGCCTCGGCGCCTGCACCTCCATGACCATGCGCCTCTATGCCAACCGCAAATCCTTGCCGCTCGACCGTGTCACCGTCTCGCTGAAGCATTCCAAGATCTACGCCAAGGACTGTGCGGAATGCGAGACGCGCGAGGGCATGCTCGATCAGATCGAGCGCGACATTGCAATGGAGGGCGCACTCGACGCCGAGCAGCGCAAGAAGCTGATGGAGATCGCCGACAAGTGCCCGGTGCACCGGACCCTGACGTCGGAGATTCGCATCGTCACGAAGGCGATGGAGTAA
- a CDS encoding YeeE/YedE family protein: MDSSVQLVILAGLVIGLIYGAVGLLSGFCLMSSMRGWLAQGDGRLVRTYALAMAVAIAASQLLAGSGMADLGKSIYLQQSFSVPVLFLGGLLFGYGMVLSNGCGSRALVLLGCGNLRSFVVVIVLAIAAQMTLKGLIAPARIALVQASQTTVNANSLPSLLAAFGAAEATSRALAASAIVVALILFAFAHPAFRRSPGQAAAGVIVGLLVAGGWFATGFLGADDFNPVPVTSLTFVAPIADSLQYAMLSTGLTLNFGIATVAGVFAGSLITALATGRFHFEGYSSPRHMLRSAGGAALMGIGGVMAFGCSIGQGLTGISTLAVGSFVAVAGILIGTTAGLRGSLRVQPLAVA; this comes from the coding sequence ATGGACTCGTCCGTCCAACTCGTCATCCTCGCCGGCCTCGTCATCGGCCTGATCTACGGCGCAGTCGGCCTGCTCAGCGGCTTCTGCCTGATGAGCAGCATGCGTGGCTGGCTCGCGCAGGGGGACGGACGGCTGGTGCGGACCTATGCGCTGGCGATGGCCGTCGCGATCGCCGCCAGCCAATTGTTGGCGGGCAGCGGCATGGCGGACCTCGGCAAATCGATCTACCTGCAACAATCCTTCTCGGTGCCGGTGCTGTTCCTCGGCGGCCTGCTGTTCGGCTACGGCATGGTGCTGTCGAACGGCTGCGGCTCGCGGGCACTGGTGCTGCTCGGGTGCGGCAATCTCAGGTCCTTCGTCGTCGTGATCGTGCTGGCGATCGCTGCGCAGATGACGCTCAAGGGCCTGATCGCGCCAGCGCGCATTGCGCTGGTTCAGGCGTCGCAAACGACCGTCAACGCAAATTCGCTGCCGTCGCTGCTGGCAGCCTTCGGTGCCGCTGAAGCGACCTCGCGTGCGCTCGCGGCCTCGGCGATCGTCGTCGCGCTGATCCTCTTTGCATTCGCGCATCCAGCGTTCCGGCGCTCGCCGGGCCAGGCCGCGGCGGGCGTCATCGTCGGCCTCCTCGTCGCCGGTGGCTGGTTCGCCACCGGCTTCCTCGGCGCCGACGACTTCAATCCGGTGCCGGTGACCTCGCTCACCTTCGTCGCTCCGATCGCCGATAGCCTCCAATACGCCATGCTCTCGACCGGCCTGACACTGAACTTCGGCATTGCTACGGTCGCCGGTGTCTTCGCCGGGAGCCTGATCACGGCGCTCGCCACCGGCCGCTTCCATTTCGAAGGCTATTCCTCACCGCGGCACATGCTGCGTTCGGCCGGCGGCGCCGCGCTGATGGGCATCGGCGGTGTGATGGCGTTCGGCTGCTCGATCGGGCAGGGGCTGACCGGAATATCGACGCTTGCGGTGGGCTCGTTCGTGGCCGTTGCGGGCATCCTGATCGGCACCACGGCGGGCCTGCGCGGGAGCTTGCGCGTTCAGCCGCTCGCGGTGGCCTGA
- a CDS encoding quinone oxidoreductase family protein, with product MSPADTKTIEARCVRLNAKAENAAALAPVVERHTLTRGSDDLLIEVKAAAVNPSDVKAATGLMPYAVFPRTPGRDYSGVVIGGPAGTIGREVFGSSGDLGIRRDGTHATHLLVEADAVVEKPQTVSWEEAAGIGVPFVTAMEGFRRAGVPKSGETVLVFGVNGKVGQAAVQIATWQGARVIGVVRKAEAYEGHANAPIEVIDASAVDVAARVREVTGGKGADIVFNTVGDPYFQVAHKSLALRGRQILIAAIDRIVQFNILEFYRGQHTYVGIDTLGLSSAATGAVLRELGPGFASGQLRPFPIKADAVYPLERAREAYVAVAGSSRDRVILKP from the coding sequence ATGTCGCCAGCCGATACCAAAACCATCGAAGCGCGCTGCGTGCGCCTCAATGCCAAGGCCGAAAACGCCGCCGCGCTTGCGCCGGTGGTCGAGCGTCATACGCTCACGCGCGGTTCGGACGATCTCCTGATCGAGGTGAAGGCTGCTGCCGTCAATCCATCCGACGTCAAGGCTGCGACGGGGCTGATGCCCTATGCCGTCTTCCCGCGCACCCCGGGCCGTGACTATTCCGGCGTGGTGATCGGTGGGCCGGCCGGTACGATTGGCCGTGAGGTGTTCGGCTCGTCGGGCGATCTCGGCATCCGCCGCGATGGCACTCACGCGACGCATCTCCTGGTCGAAGCCGACGCCGTGGTCGAGAAGCCGCAGACGGTGTCCTGGGAGGAGGCCGCCGGCATCGGCGTGCCCTTCGTCACGGCCATGGAAGGCTTTCGTCGGGCCGGCGTACCGAAGAGTGGCGAAACGGTGCTGGTGTTTGGCGTCAACGGCAAGGTCGGCCAGGCCGCCGTGCAGATCGCGACTTGGCAAGGCGCACGTGTCATCGGCGTGGTGCGCAAGGCGGAGGCCTATGAAGGCCACGCCAACGCACCCATCGAGGTGATCGACGCCTCCGCGGTCGACGTCGCCGCGCGTGTACGCGAAGTGACCGGCGGAAAGGGCGCCGACATTGTCTTCAACACTGTGGGCGATCCCTATTTCCAGGTGGCGCACAAATCGCTTGCGTTGCGCGGCCGCCAGATCCTGATCGCCGCGATCGACCGCATCGTGCAATTCAACATTCTCGAGTTCTACCGCGGCCAGCACACCTATGTCGGCATCGACACGCTGGGTCTGTCCTCCGCCGCAACCGGCGCGGTGCTGCGGGAGCTCGGCCCGGGCTTTGCCAGCGGGCAGCTAAGACCGTTCCCGATCAAGGCGGACGCCGTCTATCCCCTGGAACGCGCAAGGGAGGCCTATGTCGCGGTTGCTGGCTCCTCGCGCGACCGCGTGATCCTGAAGCCGTAG
- a CDS encoding MFS transporter: MTEQATHPASEHFDIADAERRIKAIFIGSIGNLVEWYDFYAYTAFALYFAPAFFPGDDPVVQQLNVAVVFAATFLMRPLGGWFFGYVADHFGRRISLTLSVVFMCFGSLIIALTPTYATIGFAAPMILALARVIEGLSLGGEYGASATYLSEVADPKHRGFYSSFQYVTLIGGQLTAIIVLLLLQKVFLTPEQLKDWGWRIPFAIGAALAIFAAVMRRGLHETEAFEEAKKVVKPTGSIANLLRYPRELLLVVGLTAGGTAAFYTFTTYMQTFVKLSVGLTEDQTTFVIFGTLIFATILQPIYGAISDRIGRKPLLIFFGVAGTLATVPLLMTLKETKSPFIAFILICAAWLFVAGYTSINAVVKAELFPTNVRALGVGLPYAITVSIFGGTAPAIALYFKSIGHEEWFYFYLAGIICLSLIIYATMRDTKHASAMHRHE; this comes from the coding sequence GTGACAGAGCAAGCAACCCACCCGGCCTCTGAGCATTTTGACATTGCCGACGCCGAGCGGCGGATCAAGGCGATCTTCATCGGCTCCATTGGCAATCTGGTCGAGTGGTACGATTTCTACGCTTACACGGCGTTTGCGCTCTACTTCGCCCCCGCGTTCTTCCCCGGTGACGACCCCGTCGTCCAGCAATTGAACGTCGCCGTCGTCTTCGCGGCGACCTTCCTGATGCGGCCGCTCGGCGGCTGGTTCTTCGGCTATGTCGCCGACCATTTCGGCCGCCGCATCTCGCTCACTCTGTCCGTCGTCTTCATGTGCTTCGGCTCGCTCATCATCGCGCTGACGCCGACCTATGCCACGATCGGCTTCGCGGCGCCGATGATCCTGGCGCTCGCCCGCGTCATCGAGGGCCTGAGCCTCGGCGGCGAATATGGCGCCAGCGCCACTTACCTCAGCGAAGTCGCCGATCCCAAGCACCGCGGCTTCTATTCCAGCTTTCAGTACGTGACGCTGATCGGCGGCCAGCTCACCGCGATCATCGTGCTGCTGCTCCTGCAAAAGGTCTTCCTGACCCCGGAACAACTGAAGGACTGGGGTTGGCGCATCCCCTTCGCGATCGGCGCTGCGCTCGCGATCTTTGCCGCAGTGATGCGGCGCGGGCTGCACGAGACGGAGGCGTTCGAGGAGGCCAAGAAGGTGGTGAAGCCGACCGGCTCGATCGCCAACCTGCTGCGTTATCCGCGCGAGCTGCTGCTCGTGGTTGGTCTCACCGCCGGCGGCACCGCGGCGTTCTACACTTTCACCACCTACATGCAGACCTTCGTCAAGCTTTCGGTCGGGCTGACCGAGGACCAGACCACTTTCGTGATCTTCGGCACGCTGATCTTCGCAACCATCCTCCAGCCGATCTACGGCGCGATCTCCGACAGGATCGGGCGCAAGCCGCTGCTGATCTTCTTCGGGGTCGCCGGCACACTCGCCACCGTGCCGCTGTTGATGACGCTGAAGGAGACCAAATCGCCCTTCATCGCATTCATCCTGATCTGCGCCGCCTGGCTGTTCGTCGCTGGCTACACCTCGATCAACGCGGTGGTGAAGGCCGAGCTGTTCCCGACCAACGTCCGCGCGCTCGGCGTCGGCCTGCCCTATGCCATCACGGTCTCGATCTTCGGCGGTACGGCACCGGCGATCGCGCTCTATTTCAAGAGCATCGGGCACGAGGAATGGTTCTATTTCTATCTTGCCGGCATCATCTGCCTGTCGCTGATCATTTATGCTACCATGCGCGACACCAAGCACGCCTCCGCAATGCATCGGCACGAGTAG
- a CDS encoding DMT family transporter has translation MNSLPPRAAVGLFLIVVLAWGVNWSVTKQLVQFVPPLWVAAIRSWIALAGLLVILGPSNNLVIPERRDIPVILSVALLHMTLFSILVAAGLRFLPASKGVVLGYTTPLWVALAAPLLGKDTLTAPKLAGALLGLIGLAVILNPSSIDWTNTNVLLGAGMVILAAISWAANIIYIRAHRWIGFPLQLLFWQVLVATIVLSVGAMAADGLPQVTWSWRLVLLFLYSGLIGTVLAYWAMSMVNKSISALTTSLGTTGTPLVGIASAAILLGEPIDMSLAIAAALIVTGIGLATLGDRILRGQATASG, from the coding sequence ATGAACTCCCTGCCACCCCGTGCGGCCGTCGGCCTGTTCCTCATCGTGGTGCTGGCTTGGGGCGTGAACTGGTCGGTGACCAAGCAGCTCGTGCAGTTCGTCCCGCCGCTGTGGGTCGCGGCGATCCGGAGCTGGATCGCGCTGGCCGGATTGCTCGTGATCCTCGGACCTAGCAACAATCTGGTGATTCCGGAGCGGCGCGACATACCCGTGATCCTGAGCGTGGCGCTGCTGCACATGACGCTGTTCTCGATCCTGGTTGCCGCCGGCCTTCGCTTCCTGCCTGCAAGCAAGGGCGTCGTGCTCGGCTACACCACGCCGCTCTGGGTCGCACTCGCCGCGCCCCTGCTCGGAAAGGACACGCTGACCGCGCCAAAGCTCGCCGGCGCTCTGCTCGGGCTGATCGGCCTTGCCGTCATCCTCAATCCGTCCTCGATCGACTGGACCAACACCAACGTCCTGCTCGGCGCCGGCATGGTCATCCTGGCCGCGATCTCCTGGGCTGCGAACATCATCTATATCCGCGCGCATCGCTGGATCGGGTTCCCGCTTCAGCTGTTGTTCTGGCAGGTGCTGGTGGCAACAATCGTGCTGTCGGTCGGCGCAATGGCCGCGGACGGCCTCCCGCAGGTGACGTGGTCGTGGAGGCTGGTGTTGTTGTTTCTCTATTCGGGGCTGATCGGAACGGTGCTGGCTTATTGGGCGATGTCGATGGTCAACAAGAGCATCTCAGCCTTGACGACGTCGCTCGGCACCACCGGGACACCGCTCGTCGGCATCGCCAGCGCTGCGATCCTTCTGGGCGAACCCATCGACATGAGCCTCGCGATCGCAGCCGCGCTGATCGTCACCGGCATCGGCCTTGCGACGCTCGGCGACCGGATCCTGCGCGGTCAGGCCACCGCGAGCGGCTGA
- a CDS encoding TetR/AcrR family transcriptional regulator → MRSQLARKPEKTYHHGDLRDALVKAALREAERGGAEAISIKALAKQLGVSQPAPYRHFADREALLAAVTAEAFRQLSAILREAMAGTAKQSKLSRLALATLDFGLRRNGVYRLMFASRTVSCAAKGSELHEATRETFALVIEALEAPAVGYLRERQALKIWAALHGVVMLAEQGLFTGEAAHATREELVEDFVSETKAALAVAIRDARRRKKADA, encoded by the coding sequence ATGCGTTCACAACTCGCTCGCAAGCCCGAGAAGACCTACCACCATGGTGATCTCCGCGATGCCTTGGTCAAGGCTGCACTGCGTGAAGCGGAACGGGGCGGCGCCGAGGCGATCAGCATCAAAGCGCTGGCCAAGCAGCTCGGCGTTTCCCAGCCGGCGCCATATCGACATTTTGCCGACCGCGAGGCCTTGCTCGCGGCGGTGACGGCCGAGGCATTCCGGCAGCTCAGCGCAATTCTGCGCGAGGCGATGGCTGGGACGGCGAAGCAATCGAAGCTGTCGCGGCTCGCGCTGGCGACGCTCGATTTCGGCCTGCGTCGCAATGGTGTCTACCGGCTGATGTTCGCCTCGCGCACCGTATCCTGTGCGGCCAAGGGCAGCGAGCTGCACGAAGCCACGCGCGAGACCTTTGCGCTCGTGATTGAGGCCCTGGAGGCTCCGGCGGTCGGATACCTGCGCGAGCGGCAGGCGCTCAAGATCTGGGCGGCCTTGCATGGCGTGGTGATGCTGGCCGAGCAGGGCCTGTTCACAGGCGAGGCGGCGCATGCCACACGCGAGGAACTGGTCGAGGACTTTGTCAGCGAAACGAAGGCCGCTCTGGCCGTTGCGATCAGGGATGCCCGCCGTCGGAAAAAGGCTGACGCTTAA
- a CDS encoding PLP-dependent aminotransferase family protein — MPVSDTTISALIELRRPDGEGLVVQLTSQLRGLIATGRLGKGRALPSSRRLASDLGVSRNTVTYAFEQLAAEGYLEASPGRRPVVTIDGGERIEQAGAVGADDRAGRPRLSPWAAKLQQADWPTSYQGQLKPLRPGLGDFREFPNEVWARCLRRSAVHAGRRELGPVNRRRLREALAHYLATSRDVRATADQIMILPSAQAALTLIAATVVSPGDEVWVEDPGYPGAAAAFHASGARVTGIRLDGQGMQRMPGLAAPRLIFMTPSHQHPTGRLMSLARRTEFLGASRPGKTWIVEDDYDGEFHYDSRPVPALQGLDAHGRVFYVGTFSKAMTSDIRLGYLVAPTALVGTLDIAQRHMGLIASSHIQEALAEFITDGNFLAHLRRMRRLYHARRDHLVEELERHLGGMLSVEVPPGGIQLVARLKRGRADQAVVKRLVAAGVETRALSSLAVGRPCDHGVLLGFAAWRESEISAAVRTMASCF; from the coding sequence GTGCCAGTATCCGACACGACGATTTCCGCCCTGATCGAGCTGAGGCGGCCCGACGGCGAGGGGCTGGTGGTGCAACTGACGAGCCAGCTCCGAGGCCTGATCGCGACCGGCCGCCTCGGCAAAGGCCGCGCGCTGCCGTCGAGCCGACGGCTTGCGAGCGATCTCGGCGTTTCGCGCAACACCGTCACATACGCGTTCGAGCAGCTCGCGGCCGAGGGATATCTTGAAGCGTCCCCGGGGCGCCGTCCCGTGGTCACGATCGACGGCGGCGAACGCATCGAACAAGCGGGCGCCGTGGGAGCGGACGATCGCGCCGGCAGGCCGCGGCTCTCACCCTGGGCTGCGAAACTTCAGCAGGCCGACTGGCCGACGTCCTATCAGGGGCAGCTCAAACCGCTGCGCCCGGGGCTGGGCGATTTCAGGGAGTTTCCGAACGAGGTCTGGGCGCGATGCCTGCGCCGCAGCGCCGTGCATGCAGGCCGGCGCGAACTCGGACCCGTCAACCGGCGCCGCCTGCGCGAGGCGCTGGCGCATTATCTGGCAACCAGCAGGGACGTTCGCGCCACGGCGGACCAGATTATGATCCTGCCGAGCGCGCAGGCCGCACTGACCTTGATTGCTGCCACCGTTGTTTCGCCGGGGGATGAGGTGTGGGTCGAGGATCCCGGCTATCCCGGCGCGGCGGCGGCCTTCCACGCATCCGGTGCGCGCGTCACCGGCATCAGGCTGGACGGCCAGGGCATGCAGCGGATGCCGGGCCTCGCCGCTCCAAGACTGATCTTCATGACGCCATCGCACCAGCATCCGACAGGCCGATTGATGTCGCTGGCTCGCCGCACCGAGTTTCTCGGGGCAAGCCGGCCCGGCAAGACCTGGATCGTCGAGGACGATTACGACGGCGAATTTCACTATGACAGCCGGCCGGTGCCGGCCCTGCAGGGGCTCGATGCCCACGGCCGCGTGTTCTATGTCGGCACCTTTTCGAAGGCGATGACGTCGGACATCCGGCTCGGCTATCTCGTCGCGCCGACCGCGCTGGTCGGCACTCTGGACATCGCGCAGCGGCATATGGGACTGATCGCCTCCAGCCACATCCAGGAAGCGCTGGCCGAATTCATCACCGATGGGAACTTCCTCGCGCATCTGCGCCGGATGCGTCGGCTTTATCACGCGCGCCGCGATCACCTCGTCGAGGAACTCGAGCGGCATCTGGGTGGCATGCTCTCGGTCGAGGTGCCCCCCGGCGGTATCCAGCTCGTCGCCCGCCTCAAGCGTGGTCGGGCCGATCAGGCCGTGGTCAAGCGACTGGTCGCGGCGGGCGTCGAAACGCGAGCCTTGTCCAGCCTTGCGGTCGGCCGTCCCTGCGATCACGGCGTGCTGCTCGGTTTTGCGGCCTGGCGCGAAAGCGAGATCAGCGCGGCGGTACGGACAATGGCATCCTGCTTCTAG